The following proteins are co-located in the Mus pahari chromosome 14, PAHARI_EIJ_v1.1, whole genome shotgun sequence genome:
- the Smg8 gene encoding protein SMG8: MAGPVSLRELLMGASAWLGSESPGGPSAEGAGNAAGTPEPPWREDEICVVGIFGKTALRLNSEKFSLVNTVCDRQVFPLFHHQDPGDPGPGIKTKVVSVGEAGGAGDPGAAAGDSLRGGLATAEGNRAEPDPQDFSLLQAYYNQESKVLYLILTSICDNSQLLRACRALQSGEAGGGLSLPHAETHEFWKHQEKLQCLSLLYLFSVCHILLLVHPTCSFDITYDRVFRALDGLRQKVLPLLKTAIKDCPVGKDWKLNCRPCPPRLLFLFQLNGALKVEPPRSQDAAHPDKPKKHSPKRRLQHALEDQIYRIFRKSRVLTNQSVNCLFTVPANQAFVYIVPGSQEEDPIGMLLDQLRSHCTVKDPESLLVPAPLSGPRRYQAMRQHSRQQLSFHIDSSTTSSSGQLVDFTLREFLWQHVELVLSKKGFDDSVGRNPQPSHFELPTYQKWISAAAKLYEVAIDGKEEDLGSPTGELTSKILSSIKVLEGFLDIDTKFSENRCQKALPMAHSAYQSNLPHNYTMTVHKNQLAQALRVYSQHARGPAFHKYAMQLHEDCYKFWSNGHQLCEERSLTDQHCVHKFHSLPKSGEKPEADRNPPVLYHNSRARSTGACNCGRKQAPRDDPFDIKAANYDFYQLLEEKCCGKLDHINFPVFEPSTPDPAPAKNEPSPAPPDSDAEKLKEKEPQTQGESTSLSLALSLGQSTGSLGTYPADPQAGGDNPEVHGQGDGKSEKRPNLVDRQASTVEYLPGMLHSNCPKGLLPKFSSWSLVKLGPAKSYNFHTGLDQQGFVPGTNYLMPWDIVIRTRAEDEGDLDTNSWPAPNKAIPGKRSAVVMGRGRRRDDIARAFVGFEYEDSRGRRFMCSGPDKVMKVMGSGPKESALKALNSDMPLYILSSSQGRGLKPHYAQLMRLFVVVPDAPLQIILMPQVQPGPPPCPVFYPEKQEITLPPDGLWVLRFPYAYVTERGPCFPPKENVQLMSYKVLRGVLRAATQ; this comes from the exons ATGGCGGGGCCGGTCAGCTTGCGCGAGCTGCTCATGGGGGCGTCGGCCTGGCTGGGCTCTGAGAGTCCCGGAGGCCCCTCCGCTGAAGGCGCGGGGAACGCGGCTGGCACGCCCGAGCCCCCGTGGAGGGAGGATGAGATCTGCGTGGTGGGAATCTTCGGCAAGACGGCTCTGCGCCTCAACTCCGAGAAGTTCTCTCTGGTGAACACTGTGTGCGATCGACAGGTTTTCCCACTCTTTCACCATCAGGATCCTGGAGATCCAGGGCCTGGAATCAAGACCAAAGTTGTCTCTGtcggagaggcaggaggagccggGGACCCGGGGGCTGCTGCTGGGGATTCACTTCGCGGAGGTCTGGCTACAGCGGAAGGTAACCGAGCTGAGCCAGATCCCCAGGACTTTAGTCTTTTGCAGGCCTATTACAATCAGGAAAGCAAAGTTCTGTATCTTATTCTCACTTCCATCTGTGACAACTCACAGCTCCTGCGTGCTTGTCGGGCCCTCCAGAGCGGTGAAGCTGGAGGGGGCCTCTCTTTACCGCATGCAGAAACACACGAGTTCTGGAAGCATCAGGAGAAGTTACAGTGTCTCAGCCTCCTTTACCTCTTCTCTGTCTGTCATATCTTGCTCCTGGTCCATCCAACGTGTTCCTTTGACATCACTTATGATCGTGTATTCAGAGCCCTGGATGGACTGAGACAGAAAGTACTACCCCTCCTCAAAACAGCCATTAAGGACTGCCCAGTTGGCAAAGACTGGAAGTTAAACTGCCGACCTTGCCCACCTagactcctcttcctctttcaacTCAATGGCGCCCTTAAGGTGGAACCGCCTCGGAGCCAAGACGCAGCTCATCCAGATAAACCCAAGAAGCACTCTCCCAAAAGAAGACTGCAGCACGCCCTGGAGGACCAGATCTATAGAATCTTTCGCAAGAGTCGAGTCTTGACTAATCAGAGTGTCAACTGTCTCTTCACGGTACCTGCCAACCAAGCTTTTGTGTACATAGTCCCTGGAAGCCAGGAGGAGGACCCAATTGGCATGTTGCTGGACCAACTTAGGAGCCATTGTACTGTGAAAGACCCAGAATCGTTGTTGGTGCCCGCACCCCTTTCTGGACCTAGGCGGTACCAAGCGATGAGACAGCACAGCCGGCAGCAGCTCTCCTTCCACATTGATAGCAGCACCACGAGTTCTTCAGGCCAGCTAGTGGATTTCACTCTTCGAGAATTCCTGTGGCAGCACGTGGAGCTGGTCCTAAGCAAAAAAGGTTTTGATGACAGTGTGGGTAGGAACCCACAGCCTTCCCATTTTGAATTGCCCACTTACCAGAAGTGGATCTCCGCAGCTGCAAAGCTGTATGAAGTGGCTATCGATGGGAAGGAAGAGGACCTGGGCTCCCCCACTGGGGAGCTAACATCTAAGATTTTAAGCAGTATTAAAGTCTTAGAAGGGTTTTTGGATATAGACACAAAATTCTCGGAAAACCGGTGCCAAAAAGCTTTACCCATGGCTCATAGTGCCTACCAGTCAAACTTGCCACATAATTACACCATGACAGTCCATAAGAATCAGCTCGCTCAGGCTCTTCGGGTATACAGTCAGCACGCTAGAGGTCCAGCCTTCCACAAATATGCCATGCAGTTACACGAGGACTGCTACAAATTTTGGAGCAATGGCCATCAGCTATGCGAAGAGAGGAGCTTGACTGACCAACACTGTGTCCACAAATTTCACTCCTTACCTAAATCAG GAGAAAAGCCAGAGGCAGATAGGAACCCTCCCGTGCTCTACCACAATAGCCGAGCCCGCTCCACCGGAGCCTGCAACTGCGGAAGGAAGCAGGCACCCCGAGACGACCCCTTCGATATCAAGGCTGCTAACTATGACTTTTACCAG ctTCTGGAAGAAAAATGTTGTGGGAAATTGGATCATATCAATTTCCCTGTATTTGAGCCAAGTACTCCAGATCCTGCTCCTGCTAAAAATGAACCCTCTCCTGCCCCGCCAGACTCGGACGCCgagaaactgaaagagaaagaacctCAAACCCAAGGGGAGAGCACAAGCCTCAGCTTAGCGTTGAGCTTGGGCCAGTCAACAGGTAGCCTCGGCACCTATCCCGCTGACCCACAGGCCGGAGGGGACAACCCAGAGGTCCACGGACAAGGAGACGGGAAATCTGAGAAGAGACCAAACTTGGTTGACCGTCAGGCATCCACAGTTGAATATCTCCCAGGCATGCTACATTCAAATTGCCCCAAAGGTCTCTTACCCAAATTCTCCAGCTGGTCTTTGGTTAAACTAGGCCCAGCCAAGTCTTACAACTTTCATACAGGCTTGGACCAACAGGGCTTCGTTCCAGGAACAAACTATCTTATGCCTTGGGACATTGTCATCAGGACTAGAGCTGAAGATGAAGGAGATTTAGACACGAACTCCTGGCCCGCTCCAAATAAAGCTATTCCTGGGAAAAGAAGTGCAGTTGTGATGGGCAGAGGACGGCGGAGGGACGACATAGCCCGAGCTTTTGTTGGCTTTGAGTATGAAGACTCTCGAGGTCGGAGGTTCATGTGCTCAGGGCCTGACAAAGTAATGAAAGTGATGGGAAGTGGACCCAAGGAGTCAGCTTTAAAAGCCCTCAACAGTGACATGCCCCTGTACATCCTGTCCTCGTCGCAGGGCAGAGGGCTGAAGCCACATTATGCTCAACTTATGAGGCTTTTTGTTGTGGTTCCCGATGCTCCTTTGCAGATAATACTGATGCCTCAG GTTCAACCAGGCCCACCACCATGTCCAGTATTTTacccagaaaaacaagaaatcacTCTCCCACCTGATGGCCTTTGGGTCTTGAGGTTTCCTTATGCCTATGTGACTGAGAGAGGGCCTTGCTTCCCTCCTAAAGAGAATGTGCAGCTCATGAGCTACAAGGTGCTCCGAGGAGTCCTCAGAGCAGCTACACAATGA